GGTGCGCTCATCAGTATCCTGGATGGGAAGTTGAATCCTATTCCCTTTGACCAGATTATGGATCCTCAGACCGGAAGGACAAAGGTCCGAACAGTTGACACCAGCTCTTACCATTATCAGGTGGCGCGGTCTTTCATGATTCGTTTGGAAAAGAAGGACCTTGAGGACCAAAAGATGTTGCAAAAGCTTGCCCAGGTTGCTAACCTCACTGAAGAGGAATTGAAAGCTCGCTTTGCTAAAGTGACTGGATAATAGCTGGGGGAGGTAATTGCCTCCCCTTTGGGTATGCTTCACCGTACAGGATCTAAAACAACAAGTCTACTCTTCTTACGTTATCCTCTCTTTCTGGTCAGTGTTTCGCTTTTGGGAGGATTTACTCTTCAGCACGTCTTCTGTTTATCCTTTCCTTTGTGGTTCGTTCTGGTGGTTATTTTCTTTGGTTTGCAAATATTCTCTTATCGGGGTCTTTGTTTTTTTTGGTTTTTTCTCGCTTTTTGGGTTTTGGTTGGGGTTGGCATTCATTTCTGGAGTCTGGATTATCCAGTATCGTATTTCCGTTCCTGGGATAAG
This genomic window from Atribacterota bacterium contains:
- a CDS encoding 6-phosphofructokinase encodes the protein TIVTKDIGYELRCAAPVAFDMAYTRELGYGAVRYLLGEDYPAEVEKEGALISILDGKLNPIPFDQIMDPQTGRTKVRTVDTSSYHYQVARSFMIRLEKKDLEDQKMLQKLAQVANLTEEELKARFAKVTG